The proteins below come from a single Cyanobacteria bacterium QS_8_64_29 genomic window:
- a CDS encoding photosystem II reaction center protein J has product MSNGRIPLWIVATVAGTGVLAVVGIYFYGAYAGVGSSF; this is encoded by the coding sequence ATGAGCAACGGTCGGATTCCGCTCTGGATTGTTGCCACAGTAGCCGGAACGGGGGTACTGGCTGTTGTCGGCATCTACTTTTACGGCGCCTATGCGGGGGTAGGCTCCTCGTTCTAG
- a CDS encoding NADH-quinone oxidoreductase subunit C (catalyzes the transfer of electrons from NADH to quinones), whose amino-acid sequence MAERQSANENEQSQAPEAAEGEGGAIVEPGPTSQWLIDNGFAHELLPPDHRGVELIKVEPAYLLPIATALYAYGFNYLQCQGGYDVGPGRELVSFYHLVKLADGADRPPEVRLKVYLPREDPRVPSVYWIWKGADWQERETYDMFGIAFEGHPNLKRLLMNEDWQGWPLRKDYVSPDFYELQHAY is encoded by the coding sequence GTGGCTGAACGGCAATCCGCCAACGAGAACGAACAATCCCAAGCGCCGGAGGCCGCTGAAGGCGAGGGCGGTGCCATCGTCGAGCCCGGACCGACCTCGCAGTGGCTGATCGACAATGGCTTCGCGCACGAGCTGCTACCGCCCGACCATCGCGGCGTCGAGCTCATCAAGGTCGAGCCTGCTTACCTGCTGCCCATCGCCACGGCGCTGTACGCCTACGGGTTCAATTACCTGCAGTGCCAGGGGGGCTACGATGTCGGCCCCGGTCGGGAGCTGGTCAGCTTTTACCACCTCGTCAAGCTCGCCGACGGGGCTGATCGCCCACCCGAGGTGCGGCTCAAGGTCTATCTGCCGCGCGAAGATCCGCGCGTTCCCTCGGTCTACTGGATCTGGAAGGGGGCGGACTGGCAGGAGCGCGAGACCTACGATATGTTCGGCATCGCGTTTGAGGGGCACCCCAACCTCAAGCGGCTGCTCATGAACGAAGATTGGCAGGGCTGGCCCCTGCGCAAGGACTACGTCTCGCCCGATTTCTACGAGCTGCAGCACGCCTACTAA
- the mviN gene encoding murein biosynthesis integral membrane protein MurJ: MADRSPPKRSIAGIAGIVAVATALSKASGLLREVAIAAAFGVGPVVNAYAYAYIIPGFLLILLGGINGPFHSALVSVLSRRDRAQAAPLVESVTTLVSLLLLVVVVVLIAFADAFIDLVAPGLSADPERAQVRAIAVQQLRIMAPMALLAGLIGIGFGTLNAANRYWLPSISPLFSNLAIGLGLGGLAFVLGEQVAEPEYARLGGMVLAGGTLAGAFWQWLMQVIAQWRAGLGKLRPRLNWRHSGVREVLRIMGPAALSAGMLQINVYTDMFFASYISHAAAAMKYANLIVLTPLGILSNAILVPLLPVFSRLAAPENWGELKTRIRQGLLLTALTMLPLSAVFVVLAEPVVGIVYQRYAFDAQALAIVAPVMAAYGLGMFFYLGRDVLVRVFYALGDGTTPFRISAANIGVNAALDYGLVQVLETPGLVLATLGVNLISMGLLLAVLHRKIGGLPLLAWGRLLLALAGSALAAGLVGGAVRWGWASQLGSDGLGLQLVQLATGSAAILAVFVVLAKRLGLPELAQLEARLRQRLSRGH, translated from the coding sequence ATGGCCGATCGCTCTCCACCCAAGCGCTCCATCGCCGGTATTGCCGGAATTGTGGCAGTTGCGACTGCCCTGAGTAAAGCTTCCGGCCTGCTGCGCGAGGTCGCCATTGCTGCCGCGTTTGGCGTTGGCCCGGTGGTCAATGCCTACGCGTATGCCTACATCATCCCCGGCTTTTTGCTGATTCTGCTGGGCGGGATCAACGGCCCGTTCCACAGCGCCCTGGTGAGCGTGCTCTCGCGTCGCGATCGCGCCCAGGCCGCGCCGCTGGTGGAGAGCGTCACCACCTTGGTCAGCCTCCTGCTGCTGGTGGTGGTGGTCGTGCTGATTGCCTTTGCCGACGCTTTTATCGATCTGGTGGCGCCCGGGCTCAGTGCCGACCCCGAGCGCGCGCAGGTGCGCGCCATCGCCGTGCAGCAGCTGCGCATCATGGCGCCCATGGCCCTGCTGGCCGGGCTGATCGGCATTGGCTTTGGCACCCTCAATGCCGCCAATCGCTACTGGCTGCCCAGCATCAGTCCGCTGTTTTCCAACCTGGCGATTGGGCTGGGCTTGGGCGGTTTGGCGTTTGTATTGGGCGAGCAGGTGGCCGAGCCCGAGTACGCCCGCCTGGGCGGGATGGTGCTGGCCGGCGGCACCCTGGCCGGGGCGTTTTGGCAGTGGCTGATGCAGGTGATCGCCCAATGGCGCGCCGGGCTGGGGAAGCTGCGCCCGCGGTTGAACTGGCGCCATTCTGGAGTGCGCGAGGTGCTGCGCATCATGGGGCCGGCAGCGCTATCGGCCGGCATGCTGCAAATTAATGTCTACACCGACATGTTTTTTGCCTCCTACATCAGCCATGCCGCCGCTGCCATGAAATACGCCAACCTGATCGTGCTCACCCCGCTGGGCATCTTATCCAATGCCATCCTGGTGCCGCTCCTGCCAGTGTTTTCGCGGCTGGCTGCCCCCGAGAACTGGGGCGAGCTCAAAACCCGCATCCGCCAGGGACTGCTGCTGACGGCCCTGACAATGCTGCCGCTCAGTGCCGTGTTTGTGGTGCTGGCCGAGCCAGTAGTGGGCATTGTCTACCAGCGCTATGCCTTTGATGCCCAAGCCCTGGCCATTGTGGCCCCCGTCATGGCGGCCTACGGGCTGGGGATGTTTTTCTATCTGGGGCGCGATGTGCTGGTGCGCGTGTTTTATGCCCTAGGGGATGGCACCACGCCGTTTCGCATCAGCGCTGCCAACATTGGCGTCAATGCCGCGCTCGACTACGGGCTAGTGCAAGTGCTGGAGACGCCGGGGCTGGTGCTGGCCACCCTGGGCGTCAACCTGATCTCGATGGGGCTGCTGCTGGCCGTGCTGCACCGCAAAATTGGCGGACTGCCGCTGCTGGCTTGGGGGCGGCTGCTGCTGGCACTCGCTGGCAGTGCCCTGGCGGCCGGCCTGGTGGGGGGCGCCGTGCGCTGGGGCTGGGCCAGCCAGCTCGGCAGTGACGGTTTGGGGCTGCAGCTGGTGCAGCTTGCCACGGGATCGGCGGCCATCCTGGCGGTTTTTGTGGTGCTAGCCAAACGGTTGGGACTGCCCGAGCTGGCGCAGCTGGAGGCGCGCCTGCGCCAGCGCCTGTCGCGCGGCCATTGA
- the psbE gene encoding cytochrome b559 subunit alpha — MPSTGERPFSDIITSVRYWVIHSITIPMLFIAGWLFVSTGLAYDVFGTPRPDEYFTQQRQELPIVTDRFDASREIEELNK; from the coding sequence ATGCCAAGCACCGGAGAGCGCCCGTTTTCCGATATCATCACCAGCGTCCGCTACTGGGTGATTCACAGCATTACGATCCCCATGCTCTTCATTGCCGGCTGGCTGTTTGTCAGTACCGGTTTGGCCTACGATGTCTTTGGCACGCCGCGTCCCGATGAGTACTTTACGCAGCAGCGCCAAGAGCTGCCCATCGTGACGGATCGCTTCGATGCCAGCCGCGAAATTGAGGAACTCAACAAGTAA
- the ppnK gene encoding NAD(+) kinase (catalyzes the phosphorylation of NAD to NADP) codes for MRLRQAIVAYKAGDSSSQAWAQACKQALEQRHCQVWLGASGPEANPYPAFLAQASAPIDLAIVLGGDGTVLTAARQLALARVPILAVNVGGHLGFLTDPCEVLQPPEQALERLAADAYTCQQRMMLEARLLEGDRHQPQAASERFLCLNEMGIKPAGLDRMPTATLAMTVDGEAVDRYQGDGLLVATPTGSTCYTAAANGPILHPAMEAIAVTPICPLSLSSRPVVIPPNSTVCVWPIGEGAQYTKLWSDGVLASGIQPGQWIAIRRTDCSAQLLLLRDRPSFYQTLRDKLQWGSARLGGEERSSD; via the coding sequence GTGCGACTCCGGCAAGCCATCGTGGCTTACAAAGCAGGCGATTCCAGCAGCCAGGCTTGGGCGCAAGCCTGCAAGCAGGCCCTGGAGCAGCGCCACTGTCAGGTCTGGCTGGGCGCGAGCGGCCCCGAGGCCAACCCCTACCCTGCGTTTTTAGCCCAGGCGAGCGCCCCCATCGATCTGGCCATCGTGTTGGGCGGCGATGGCACAGTCCTGACGGCCGCGCGGCAACTGGCCCTGGCGCGCGTTCCCATCCTGGCGGTTAATGTGGGCGGTCACTTGGGGTTTTTGACCGACCCCTGCGAGGTGCTGCAACCCCCCGAGCAGGCTTTGGAGCGCTTGGCAGCGGATGCCTACACCTGCCAGCAGCGGATGATGCTGGAAGCGCGCTTGCTCGAAGGCGATCGCCACCAGCCCCAGGCAGCTAGCGAGCGCTTTCTCTGCCTCAACGAGATGGGGATCAAACCCGCCGGCCTGGACCGCATGCCCACTGCAACGCTGGCCATGACCGTCGATGGCGAGGCCGTCGACCGCTACCAGGGCGATGGCTTGCTCGTCGCCACGCCCACTGGCTCCACCTGCTATACGGCCGCGGCCAACGGCCCCATCTTGCACCCGGCCATGGAGGCGATTGCCGTCACGCCCATCTGTCCGCTGAGCTTATCGAGCCGTCCCGTGGTCATCCCGCCCAACTCGACCGTTTGCGTCTGGCCGATTGGGGAAGGCGCGCAGTACACCAAGCTCTGGAGCGATGGCGTGCTGGCCAGCGGGATCCAACCCGGCCAGTGGATCGCCATCCGACGCACGGATTGCTCGGCCCAACTCCTGCTGCTGCGCGATCGGCCCTCGTTCTACCAGACCCTGCGCGACAAGCTGCAATGGGGCAGCGCCCGCCTCGGCGGCGAGGAACGCAGCTCGGATTAA
- a CDS encoding photosystem II assembly protein (similar to Arabidopsis thaliana photosystem II assembly protein), protein MAIAMAALRRTLAALVAVVLCAGCSDLPSLSEVGENPWQRIDMPTDAALVDLAFTRDADRGWAVGNSSAILETRDGGDSWQLRELELEEQQFSFTAVSFSGNEGWIAGSPSILLHTEDGGDTWFRIPLSEKLPGSPYSVTALGPGQAEIVTDVGAIYQTQDGGRNWQARVEETVGVVRNISRSPEGRYVAISARGNFYSTWAPGQTEWQAHERTSSRRIQNMGYGKDSRMWLLARGGQIQFSEPGDFESWNEPQYPEFSASWGLLDVGYRTPEELWVAGGSANLLCSFDDGASWQKDRQVEDIPANFYRIVFLSPERGFILGNDGVLLKYRPQAAAS, encoded by the coding sequence ATGGCAATAGCAATGGCCGCCCTGCGGCGAACGCTGGCCGCACTAGTAGCAGTGGTGCTGTGCGCTGGTTGCAGCGATCTGCCCTCCCTGTCTGAGGTGGGCGAGAATCCCTGGCAGCGCATCGACATGCCAACCGATGCCGCCCTGGTCGATTTGGCCTTTACGCGCGATGCCGATCGCGGCTGGGCCGTGGGCAACAGCTCCGCCATTTTGGAGACCCGAGACGGCGGCGATAGCTGGCAGCTGCGCGAACTCGAGCTCGAGGAGCAGCAATTTAGCTTTACGGCGGTCAGCTTTAGCGGCAATGAGGGCTGGATCGCCGGCTCGCCCTCCATTCTGCTCCACACCGAGGATGGTGGCGACACCTGGTTCCGCATCCCGCTGAGCGAGAAGCTGCCGGGCTCGCCCTACAGCGTCACTGCCCTGGGCCCGGGCCAAGCCGAGATAGTGACCGATGTGGGGGCGATTTACCAAACCCAGGACGGCGGGCGCAATTGGCAAGCGCGGGTCGAAGAAACCGTCGGGGTGGTTCGCAACATCTCCCGCTCGCCCGAGGGGCGCTACGTTGCCATCTCGGCTCGCGGCAACTTCTACTCCACCTGGGCGCCCGGCCAAACGGAGTGGCAAGCCCACGAGCGCACCAGCTCGCGGCGCATCCAAAACATGGGCTACGGCAAGGACAGCCGCATGTGGCTGCTGGCACGCGGCGGTCAGATCCAGTTCAGCGAGCCGGGCGATTTTGAGAGCTGGAACGAACCGCAATATCCGGAGTTCTCAGCGAGCTGGGGCCTGTTGGATGTTGGCTATCGCACCCCGGAGGAGCTCTGGGTTGCCGGCGGTAGCGCCAACTTGCTCTGCAGCTTTGACGATGGCGCCTCGTGGCAAAAGGACCGCCAAGTGGAGGACATCCCCGCCAATTTCTACCGCATTGTCTTTTTGAGTCCCGAGCGCGGCTTTATCTTGGGCAACGATGGCGTCCTGCTCAAATACCGCCCTCAAGCGGCTGCCAGCTAG
- a CDS encoding DNA/RNA nuclease SfsA produces MANEPIYRYPPLVAGTLVRRYKRFLAEVALESGETVVAHCPNTGPMTGISTPGQPVRLSYSTNPRRKLAYTWELIWVADAQPTWVGVNTSLPNRIVKLALQQGCLPKLAPYSDRIRSEVAYGRQSRADFVLGGDGDAPLYLEVKSTTWTQQDVALFPDTVTQRGQKHLRELMAVGSGAQAAILYFINRGDCPKFAPGDRADPAYGELLRAAHERGVWVLPYRFDIAPEGIRYLGRASFQPSQPPLPQKR; encoded by the coding sequence ATGGCAAACGAGCCCATCTACCGCTATCCGCCGCTGGTCGCTGGCACCCTAGTGCGCCGCTACAAGCGCTTTCTGGCCGAGGTCGCGCTGGAGTCGGGCGAAACGGTGGTGGCGCACTGCCCCAATACCGGTCCCATGACCGGCATCAGCACGCCCGGGCAACCCGTTCGCCTCTCCTACAGCACCAATCCCCGGCGCAAGCTCGCCTACACCTGGGAGCTGATCTGGGTGGCCGACGCGCAGCCCACCTGGGTTGGGGTCAACACCAGCTTGCCCAATCGCATCGTCAAGCTGGCGCTGCAGCAGGGATGCCTACCGAAGCTGGCCCCCTACAGTGATCGCATCCGCAGCGAGGTTGCCTACGGCCGCCAAAGCCGCGCGGATTTTGTACTGGGCGGGGATGGGGACGCACCGCTCTATCTAGAGGTCAAAAGCACCACTTGGACCCAACAGGACGTTGCGCTGTTCCCCGATACTGTGACCCAGCGCGGGCAAAAGCACTTGCGCGAGCTCATGGCGGTGGGGTCGGGAGCGCAAGCTGCAATCCTGTACTTTATCAACCGCGGCGACTGCCCGAAGTTTGCCCCCGGTGATCGCGCCGATCCGGCCTACGGCGAGCTCTTGCGGGCAGCCCACGAGCGTGGGGTTTGGGTGCTGCCCTACCGCTTCGACATTGCGCCTGAGGGGATCCGCTATCTGGGCCGCGCCAGCTTCCAACCCAGCCAGCCCCCATTGCCCCAAAAGCGCTAA
- a CDS encoding photosystem II reaction center protein L — translation MPQQRTPNPNKQPVDFNRTSLFLGLLLIFVLGILFSSYFFN, via the coding sequence ATGCCACAACAGCGCACGCCCAATCCCAACAAGCAGCCTGTCGATTTCAACCGCACCTCGCTTTTTCTAGGGCTGCTTTTAATCTTTGTGTTGGGGATCCTGTTCTCCAGTTACTTTTTCAACTAA
- a CDS encoding Hsp33 family molecular chaperone HslO, which yields MADKLIRATAAQGGIRAVGTITTQLTAQAQHRHALSYVATAALGRAMSAGLLLASNMKQPEARVNLRIKGSGPLGGLLVDAGPDGTVRGYVDNPAIELPPNAQGKLDVSGAIGPPGYLYVVRDVGYGYPYASTVELVSGEVGEDITYYLTHSEQTPSALSVGVFVSAEGVIASGGILLQVLPQAARDETLVQTLESRVAELSSFSGLLRAGRSLNDILEALLGDWDLTILPEVHMVRFYCGCNFERFLRALKMLGRDELQDMIDKNEGAEATCHFCGSVFHASNDRLAGLIAELQAESG from the coding sequence ATGGCCGATAAGTTGATCCGCGCGACGGCAGCGCAAGGCGGGATTCGAGCAGTGGGAACCATTACCACCCAACTCACCGCCCAAGCCCAGCATCGGCACGCGCTCTCTTACGTTGCCACGGCTGCCCTAGGGCGCGCCATGTCGGCCGGCCTGCTGCTAGCTTCCAACATGAAGCAGCCCGAGGCGCGCGTCAACTTGCGCATCAAAGGGAGCGGGCCGTTGGGCGGTCTGCTGGTGGATGCCGGTCCCGACGGGACCGTGCGCGGCTACGTTGACAATCCTGCCATCGAGCTACCGCCCAACGCGCAGGGCAAGCTCGATGTCAGCGGTGCCATCGGTCCGCCGGGCTACCTCTACGTCGTGCGCGATGTGGGATACGGCTATCCCTACGCCAGTACCGTCGAGCTGGTCTCGGGGGAGGTGGGCGAAGACATTACCTACTATCTAACCCACTCCGAGCAAACCCCGTCAGCCCTATCGGTTGGGGTCTTTGTCAGCGCCGAGGGCGTCATCGCCTCAGGCGGCATCCTACTGCAAGTGTTGCCCCAGGCCGCTCGCGACGAAACCTTGGTGCAAACCCTGGAGTCGCGCGTTGCCGAGCTATCCAGCTTTAGCGGGCTGTTGCGGGCCGGGCGATCACTAAACGATATCTTGGAGGCCCTGTTGGGCGATTGGGACCTCACCATTCTGCCCGAGGTGCATATGGTGCGCTTCTACTGCGGTTGCAACTTCGAGCGGTTCCTGCGCGCGCTTAAAATGCTGGGGCGCGACGAGTTGCAGGATATGATCGATAAGAATGAGGGAGCTGAGGCAACGTGCCACTTCTGCGGTTCGGTTTTCCACGCTAGCAATGACCGCTTGGCGGGCTTGATTGCCGAGCTACAAGCCGAATCGGGCTGA
- a CDS encoding NADH-quinone oxidoreductase subunit B, translated as MVVSSENTPQSEAEIEQQQREKILNPVSRTQVTQDLSENVVMTTVDDLYNWARLSSLWPMMYGTACCFIEFAALIGSRFDFDRFGLLPRASPRQADLIITAGTINMKMAPALVRLYEEMPEPKYVMAMGACTITGGMFSMDSTTAVKGVDKLIPVDVYIPGCPPRPEAIIDAIVKLRKKIANQSIQERDYSMQQTHRYYTIPHNMKPVEVVHDGRYLQSEARQAPPQELTEAMGTPVPPALQQSQTAQETDRG; from the coding sequence ATGGTCGTAAGCTCGGAGAACACCCCCCAAAGCGAAGCCGAGATCGAGCAGCAGCAACGCGAGAAGATCCTCAACCCCGTCTCGCGCACCCAGGTCACCCAGGATCTCTCCGAAAACGTCGTCATGACGACGGTGGACGATCTCTACAACTGGGCGCGGCTCTCGAGCTTGTGGCCCATGATGTACGGGACGGCCTGCTGCTTTATTGAATTTGCCGCCCTGATCGGCTCGCGGTTCGATTTCGACCGCTTCGGGCTGCTGCCGCGCGCCAGCCCCCGGCAAGCCGACCTCATCATCACCGCCGGCACCATCAACATGAAAATGGCCCCGGCATTGGTGCGCCTCTATGAAGAGATGCCCGAGCCCAAATACGTCATGGCCATGGGGGCCTGCACCATCACCGGCGGGATGTTCAGCATGGACTCCACCACTGCTGTTAAAGGGGTAGACAAGCTCATTCCGGTGGATGTCTACATCCCGGGGTGCCCGCCGCGACCGGAGGCCATCATCGATGCGATCGTCAAGCTGCGCAAAAAGATCGCCAACCAGTCCATTCAGGAGCGGGATTACAGCATGCAGCAGACGCATCGCTACTACACCATCCCGCACAACATGAAGCCGGTGGAGGTGGTTCACGACGGGCGCTACCTGCAGAGCGAGGCTCGGCAAGCGCCCCCGCAGGAGCTGACCGAAGCCATGGGGACCCCCGTACCGCCGGCCCTACAGCAATCGCAGACCGCTCAGGAGACCGACCGTGGCTGA
- a CDS encoding cytochrome b559 subunit beta — MTSNTPNQQPVSYPIFTIRWLAVHVLAIPTVFFLGSIAAMQFIQR; from the coding sequence ATGACTAGCAACACGCCCAACCAACAACCTGTTTCCTATCCCATTTTCACCATCCGGTGGCTAGCGGTTCACGTGCTGGCTATCCCTACCGTGTTTTTCCTCGGTTCGATCGCGGCCATGCAGTTCATCCAGCGGTAG
- a CDS encoding LuxR family transcriptional regulator has product MGRRQWQPPAALGLVAWRPRPSPERPLVRLPASHALTLWGYLRPQRRTFVQALACTLAFVALWPVLAWLADPFAQAVGQGNIARSAQLLGVALGLFLVQKIAQYGQDSLAARASLAIARQLRQDTYTHLQHLSLDWFESARIGDLSYRLTEDVDRVGAAINKIASQLLPSSLQLVAVFGYIVYLNWQLTAAISVLAPLMGTLIGWFGERIKQYSRRSQNRVADLSAMLSEFFQGIRPIKAFVAEGYAAERFAQAAERNRRAQYAAERLKAIQYPVVGFLEASAILLLFLLGAWQIAQGNLTSSEFVSFGAGVLMLIDPIAIVTANYNDIKQSEASLDRIGELLALQPTVLERPEAIALPPMAGRLECRQLRFAYAADRAPVLDGLNLSVRPGETVALVGSSGAGKSTLVNLLPRFYDPQAGCVRIDGTDIRTVTLASLRRQIGIVPQDTMLFSGTVAQNIAFGHHAFDRQTVEAAARTANAHPFIEQLPQGYQTPIGECGTNFSGGQRQRLAIARAIWPDPRLLVLDEATSALDAESEALVQQALARVTRDRTVVVIAHRLATVRSADRILVLEGGRIVESGSHYSLVAQNGRYARFYAHQFSE; this is encoded by the coding sequence ATGGGGCGCCGGCAGTGGCAACCGCCGGCTGCGCTGGGGTTGGTAGCTTGGAGACCGCGACCGTCACCGGAGCGCCCCTTGGTCCGTTTGCCCGCATCCCATGCCCTAACGCTTTGGGGGTACCTGCGCCCCCAGCGCCGCACGTTCGTCCAGGCGCTGGCCTGCACGCTAGCGTTCGTCGCGCTCTGGCCGGTGCTGGCCTGGCTGGCCGATCCGTTTGCGCAAGCGGTCGGTCAAGGCAACATTGCGCGCAGCGCGCAACTGCTGGGCGTGGCGCTGGGGTTGTTCCTGGTGCAAAAAATCGCCCAGTACGGGCAAGACAGCCTGGCGGCTCGGGCGTCTTTGGCGATCGCGCGCCAGCTGCGCCAAGACACCTACACCCACCTCCAACACCTGAGCCTGGACTGGTTTGAGTCGGCACGCATCGGCGATTTGAGCTACCGCCTGACCGAAGATGTCGATCGCGTGGGCGCGGCCATTAACAAAATCGCCAGCCAACTGCTGCCCAGCAGCCTGCAGTTGGTAGCCGTGTTTGGCTACATTGTCTATCTCAACTGGCAGCTTACCGCCGCCATCTCGGTGCTAGCGCCGCTGATGGGCACGCTCATTGGTTGGTTTGGCGAGCGCATCAAGCAGTACTCGCGCCGCAGCCAGAATCGCGTTGCCGACCTCTCGGCCATGCTGTCGGAGTTTTTCCAAGGCATCCGCCCGATCAAGGCTTTTGTGGCCGAGGGCTATGCGGCCGAGCGGTTCGCGCAGGCGGCCGAGCGCAATCGCCGCGCCCAGTACGCCGCCGAGCGCCTCAAAGCCATCCAGTACCCGGTGGTGGGCTTTTTGGAGGCCAGCGCCATCCTGCTGCTGTTTTTGCTCGGGGCCTGGCAGATCGCGCAGGGCAATCTCACCAGCAGCGAGTTCGTTAGCTTCGGCGCAGGGGTCTTGATGCTGATTGACCCCATCGCCATCGTCACGGCCAACTACAACGACATCAAGCAGAGCGAGGCCTCCCTCGATCGCATCGGGGAACTGCTGGCGCTGCAGCCCACCGTGCTCGAGCGGCCGGAGGCGATCGCGCTTCCCCCCATGGCGGGGCGGCTGGAGTGCCGGCAGCTGCGCTTTGCCTACGCCGCGGATCGGGCGCCCGTGCTGGATGGGTTGAACCTGAGCGTCCGGCCGGGCGAAACCGTGGCGCTGGTGGGCAGCTCGGGTGCTGGTAAAAGCACGCTGGTCAATTTGCTGCCGCGCTTCTACGACCCCCAAGCCGGCTGCGTTCGCATCGACGGCACCGACATTCGGACTGTGACGCTAGCCAGCTTGCGCCGCCAGATTGGCATCGTGCCGCAGGATACGATGCTGTTCTCGGGCACCGTGGCCCAAAACATTGCCTTCGGACATCACGCGTTCGATCGCCAAACGGTCGAGGCGGCAGCCCGCACTGCCAACGCCCATCCCTTCATCGAGCAGCTGCCGCAGGGCTATCAGACCCCCATCGGCGAGTGCGGCACCAACTTTTCGGGCGGGCAGCGACAGCGCCTGGCGATCGCGCGCGCTATCTGGCCCGATCCGCGCCTGCTGGTGCTGGATGAAGCCACCTCGGCGCTGGATGCCGAATCGGAAGCGCTAGTCCAACAGGCGCTAGCCCGCGTCACCCGCGATCGCACCGTGGTAGTCATTGCGCACCGCCTGGCAACCGTGCGTAGCGCGGATCGCATCCTGGTGTTGGAAGGCGGGCGCATTGTGGAGTCGGGCTCCCACTACAGCTTGGTGGCCCAAAACGGGCGCTACGCGCGCTTCTACGCCCATCAATTTAGCGAGTGA
- a CDS encoding rubredoxin has product MRDPADERTLAEQAPSRYECRNCGYVYEPNKGDSNRNIAPGTPFEQLPSDWRCPVCGTSRATFHDVGAVEAPSGFAENLNYGLGVNRLTPRQKNLLIFGSLTLAFLFFLSLYRLG; this is encoded by the coding sequence ATGCGCGATCCGGCCGACGAGCGCACCCTGGCCGAGCAGGCCCCCTCGCGCTACGAGTGCCGCAACTGCGGCTACGTCTACGAGCCCAACAAAGGCGATAGCAACCGCAACATTGCGCCGGGAACGCCCTTCGAACAGCTCCCCAGCGATTGGCGCTGTCCGGTTTGCGGCACCAGCCGCGCCACCTTCCACGATGTTGGCGCCGTCGAGGCGCCCTCGGGCTTTGCCGAAAACCTCAACTACGGCTTGGGGGTCAACCGCCTAACGCCGCGGCAGAAAAACCTGCTCATCTTTGGTAGCCTGACGCTCGCGTTTCTGTTTTTCCTCAGCCTGTACCGCTTGGGCTAG
- a CDS encoding NAD(P)H-quinone oxidoreductase subunit 3, which yields MFVLSGYEYFLAFLLLCSLVPVVALAASKLLRPSRGGPERRTTYESGMELFGGAWIQFNIRYYMFALVFVIFDVETVFLYPWAIAFSKLGLLAFVEALIFIGILIVALVYAWRKGALEWS from the coding sequence GTGTTTGTCCTCAGCGGTTACGAGTACTTTCTGGCCTTTCTGCTGCTCTGCAGCCTGGTACCGGTTGTGGCGCTAGCGGCCTCCAAGCTGCTGCGACCCAGCCGCGGCGGCCCCGAGCGGCGCACGACCTACGAATCAGGCATGGAACTGTTCGGTGGTGCCTGGATCCAGTTCAACATCCGCTATTACATGTTTGCCCTGGTCTTTGTCATTTTCGATGTAGAGACGGTTTTTCTCTACCCGTGGGCGATCGCGTTTAGCAAGCTCGGGCTGCTTGCGTTCGTTGAGGCGCTCATTTTCATCGGCATTTTGATCGTCGCGCTCGTGTACGCATGGCGCAAAGGAGCACTGGAATGGTCGTAA